A single window of Mugil cephalus isolate CIBA_MC_2020 chromosome 1, CIBA_Mcephalus_1.1, whole genome shotgun sequence DNA harbors:
- the tspan31 gene encoding tetraspanin-31 has translation MVCGGFTCSKNALCSLNVVYMLVGLLLIAVAAWGKGFGLVSSIHIIGGVIAVGFFLLLIAIVGLIGAIHHHQVMLFFYMVILFIVFLFQFGVSCSCLAMNRGQQEGLLNSTWKMLHNNTKIDLETQLDCCGLLNGTDTQMFIDDLQDCLAPCKKTGSCVTCGFKMLNHATEALKILGGVGLFFSFTEILGVWLAVRYRNQKDPRANPSAFL, from the exons ATGGTCTGCGGCGGTTTCACCTGCTCCAAAAATGCGCTTTGTTCCCTGAATGTGGTTTACATG CTGGTTGGCCTGCTGCTGATTGCCGTAGCAGCATGGGGGAAGGGGTTCGGCTTGGTGTCGAGCATCCACATCATCGGAGGGGTCATCGCAGTGGGTTTCTTCCTGCTGCTCATCGCCATCGTTGGACTCATCGGAGCAATACACCACCACCAAGTCATGCTGTTCTTT TACATGGTGATTCTGTTCATTGTTTTCCTCTTCCAATTTGGAGTGTCATGTTCCTGTTTGGCGATGAACCGTGGCCAGCAG GAAGGGCTTCTCAACTCTACCTGGAAGATGTTGCATAACAACACCAAGATAGACCTGGAGACTCAGCTGGACTGCTGTGGACTGCTCAATGGCACCGACACCCAGATGTTTATTGACGATTTGCAGGACTGCCTCGCT CCATGCAAAAAGACCGGTTCTTGTGTGACCTGCGGGTTTAAGATGCTGAATCATGCAACAGAGGCTCTGAAGATCCTCGGGGGCGTCGGACTCTTTTTCAGCTTCACAGAG ATCCTGGGAGTGTGGCTGGCTGTTCGCTACAGAAACCAGAAGGATCCACGAGCCAACCCAAGTGCTTTCCTATAG